GCGGCTTGGGCCGCGGCGCCCCGCCACCGCCGGAGCTCCCGGACCCGCCCGAGCCGCCCGGGCCACCCGAGCCACCCGACGGCCCGCCGAAGCCACCACCACCGTGCCCACCCGGCTGCCCCCCGCCGTACGGGTTCCCGGAGCCGTACGGGTTCCCGGAGCCGTACGGACTTCCGACCCCGTACGGACCCCCCTGCCCGTACGGGCCGCCCGGGCCGCGGGGGTCCTGGTGGCCGCCCGGCTGGGGGTGGCCGTGCGGGGGCGGTGGCGCGCCGGGGGCGCCGTACGCCTGGTGCGAGCAGCTCGTCGTGGCGAAGGCCCGGTCCACCGAGCGGCGCAGCTCGTGGGCGAGGAGCCGGTGCAGCAGCCGGTCGTCGACGAACTCGGCGTCCCGCAGCGCGAGGCGCACGCCGTGCGCCGCGTCGTCGGCGAGGCGCCGCGCCTCGGCGAGGGAGGTGCCGGTCGCGGTGAGGGGGTTCCAGGCGCCCGCCGCGGCGTCGGCCTCCCGGTCCTCCACGGCGTCCAGCAGGTGGGCGAGGCGGCCGAAGAGGCGGCCGGCCTCCGCGAGGGGTCCGGCGTTGCCCGGCCTGCCGGCCAGGACGGCGGTGTGGGCGAACGCCGCCGCGGTGGCCGTCTCGGTCGGCTCGGTCACGGCCAGGAGGGGGGTGCCGGGCCCGGCCAGCGCCTCGACGCCGGCCTGCCGGTCCACGGCGTCGACCAGGACCGCCGTGTCGAAGCCCAGCTCGCGCCCCGTCCGGGCGCCCGCCGCGTCCCAGCGGTGCGCCACCCGGCGGGCGGCCGCGGCGACGGGGCGGCGGGCCAGCAGCCCGTCCCGGTCGGTGACGTGGTCGCGCACCTTCGCCGAGGCCAGCACCAGCGAGACCGCGGCGGCGAGGCGGGCGCCCTCGCCACGGGCCACGGGTGCGGTGCGCATCGCGCGCAGCGGGCAGGGCCCGGCGGTGCGGCGGGCCCCGTCCGTGCGGGGCCCGGCGGTGCGGCGGGCCCCGTCCGTGCGCTCCGTCTGAGCCTCAGTCAACACGGAGACGATGAGCCCGTCGTAGTTCGTGGCGACGCGGGCGAACTGTCCGTGGTCCGCGCGCAGGGCGAGGCAGAGCCCGCACAGATGGGCCATCCACTCGGCCCGGAGGCCCTCCGTGAGCCGGTGCGAACATGGCCTGACTATTCCGAACATCGATCCCCCGTGTCTGTTCTCGTGTGCGCGGGGCATGGTATCGGCGTCGGCGGTTCACCCGTACGCCCGCCGACTCACCCGACCGGTATGAATTTCATATGTGAGGTACGAGAACCCCGATACGCAGCAAGAACCCTGACGAATCGCCACAACTTCTGCACCAGTACCGTCACGAAACACTCGCGCGGCGACTGTCCACTTGGCGCGCGATCCGCATCATGGACGACCATAGGGGTGCGGAACCACACGTGACCGCGTTGAAAGGAGGCGTCCATGGGATCGGTGCGCAAGGCGAGTGCCTGGCTGGGACTCGTCGAGGACAACGACGAGCGCTACTACGACGACGAGTACGCCGAGCCGGCCGAGAACGGCGACGCCTGGGTGACCGACCCCAGGGTCCGGGTCGCCTCCGAGAGCGCCCGGGAGGAGGGCCGCCGGATCGCCACGGTCTCCCCCGACGGCTTCGGCGACGCCCGGGCGATCGGCGAGCTGTTCCGCGACGGCGTGCCGGTCATCATGAACCTCACCTCCATGGAGCCCGACGACGCCAAGCGCGTCGTCGACTTCGCGGCCGGTCTGACCTTCGGCCTGCGCGGCTCCATCGAGCGGGTGGCCACCCGGGTCTTCCTGCTGACGCCCGCGGACACGCAGATCGTCACCGGGGAGCCCGGGGGCCGCGCCGAGAACGGCTTCTTCAACCAGAGCTGACGGGGGGACCGCTCACCGGAAGGCGTCGAGGCCGGTGAGCGCCTTGCCCAGCACCAGCTGGTGCATCTCGCTGGTGCCCTCGTAGGTGAGCACCGACTCCAGGTTCGTGGCGTGCCGCATGACGGGGTACTCCAGGGAGATCCCGTTGGCCCCGAGGATCGTCCGCGCCGTGCGGCAGATCGCGATCGCCTCCCGCACGTTGTTCAGCTTGCCGAAGCTGACCTGCTCCGGACGCAGCACCCCCGCGTCCATCCGGCGCCCCAGGTGGTGGGCGAGCAGGATGCCCTTGTGCAACTCCACCGCCATGTCGGCGAGCTTCGCCTGGGTGAGCTGGAAGCCGCCGATGGGCCGTCCGAACTGCTCGCGCGTCCGCGCGTACTCCAGCGCCGCCTCGAACGAGGCGCGCGCCGCGCCCATGGCGCCCCACACGATGCCATACCGGGCGTGCGAGAGACAGCTCAGCGGGCCCTTGAGGCCGGTGACGCCCGGCAGGACCGCGTCGGCGGGCAGCCGCACGCCGTCCATGACGAGCTCACTGGTCACGCTGGCGCGCAGCGACCACTTGTGCTTGATCTCGGGCGCCGAGAAGCCGGGGGTGTCCGTCGGCACGGCGAAGCCGCGCACGCCGTCGTCCGTCCGTGCCCACACGACGGCGACGCCGGCGACCGATCCGTTGGTGATCCACATCTTGCGGCCGTCGAGGATCCAGTCGGAGCCGTCCCTCCTCGCGGACGTCCGCATCCCCGCCGGGTCGGAGCCGTGGTCGGGCTCGGTCAGACCGAAGCAGCCGATCGTCTCCCCCGCCGCCATCGACGGCAGCCAGCGCTGCTTCTGCTCCTCCGAGCCGTACGCGTGGATCGCGTACATGGCGAGCGAGCCCTGGACGGAGACGAGGGAGCGGATGCCGGAGTCGGCGGCCTCCAGCTCCAGGCAGGCCAGCCCGTACTGGACGGCGCTCGCCCCGGCGCAGCCGTAGCCCTCCAGCGACATGCCGAGCGCGCCGAGCCCGCCCAGCTCGCGCGCGAGCTCGCGGATGACCGGCAGCTCGCCCTTCTCGTACCACTCGGCGACGTACGGCAGCACCCGGTCCGCCGCCCAGGCGCGCACGGTGTCGCGGACGGCGAGGTCCTCGGGGCCGAGCAGGTCGTCGACGCCGAGCGGGTCGGCGGGATCGAACGGCGGGAGCTTCGAGGGTGTGGGCATACGGGCCTCCGGCGGCTGGCTCGCCAAGCGGACGACGGGGAAACCATCGCTGATCATCACGGTGCCCGCGCGACGTTACGGCTCAGTGTGCCGTGCGTCCAGAGCCCGCCGTCTCGGCGGGGGCGCGCCGCGCCGGCACCCGCGTCCCGTCACCGGGCTGGTGCCGGTCGTGCGGCCCGTGCGCGCCGGACGCGCCGCGCGACGCGGGGACACCGGGGGCGGCGCGGTCGACGGCGGCGCGGTCCGCGTGGTCGGCGGCGTGGTCGGTGGCGGCGGTGGGCTCATCCGCCGGGGCCTCCATCACGCGCGGCAGGCGCAGCGCCATCGCCGCGCCGGAGAGCAGCAGGGCCGCGCTGACGGCCAGGGTGACGTGCAGGCCGTGCACGAAGGCGTGGCGCGCCGCGGTGTGCAGCGCCTCGCCCGCGGCGCCGCCGAGCCCGGCCGCCACCTGGTACGCCTCGCCCAGCGAGTTGGACGCGGCGGCCGCAGCTTCGGCGGGCACGCCGGGCACCCGGGCGAGCCCGGGGGCGTACGCGGCGTTCATGACGCTGCCGAGGAGGGCGATGCCCATGCCCGCGCCGAGCTGGTAGGACGTCTCGCCGATGGCCGCCGCGCCGCCCGCGCTGTCGGCGGGGGCCTCGCTGAGCATGGACTCGTAGGCGGCGAACAGCGTGGTCTGGAGCCCGAAGCCGAGCAGCACGAAGCCCACGGTGAGCAGCAACGGCCGGTCGTGCTGCCCCATGAGCACCAGCAGCAGCACCGACCCGGCGGTGAGCACGAACCCGCCGCCGACCATGCGCCGGGGCCCCACGCGGGCGAGGGTGTACGAGCCGGTGGCGCCCGCGGCCATCGCCGCGAACGTCAGCGGCAGCAGCCGCAGCCCGGTCTCCAGGGGGCTGAGGCCGAGGACCAGCTGGAGGTACTGCACGGCGATGAGCTCCAGCCCCACCAGCGCCAGCATGGCGAGCACGATGCAGCCGACGGACGTGGTGAACGCCGCCCGGGAGAACAGCCGCATGTCGATGAGCGGATGGGCGCGCCGCCGCTGGCGCCGCACGAACAGCACGAGCAGCGCGGCCCCGAGGAGCAGCGGGCCGAGCGTCGCCGGGCTGAGGAGCTCGTCGCCCGCGCCGGCCCGCTTCACGCCGAGGACCGCGCCGAGCACGCCCGCGGCGGCCATCAGCGCGCCGAGCACGTCCCACGGCCCCTGGCCGCTGCCGCGGGACTCGGGCAGCAGCCGGCGGCCGGCGGGCAGGATCAGCGCCATCAGCGGGATGTTGATCAGGAAGACCGAGCCCCACCAGTAGTGCTCCACGAGGAAGCCGCCGAGCACCGGCCCGGTGGCGGCGCCGATCGCGGCGACGGCCGTCCAGACGCCGATGGCGGTGGCGCGCTCGCGCCGGTCGGGGAAGACGGCGCGGAGGATGGAGAGCGTGGCGGGCATGATCATCGCGCCGCCGACACCGAGCAGGGCCCGGGCGGCGATCAGGACGGCCGGCGTGTCGGCCATCGCCGCGACCGCCGACGCGACGCCGAAGAGCGCGTAGCCGCCGAGCAGGACCCGGCGCCGCCCGATCCGGTCGCCGAGCGTGCCGAAGAGGATCAGCAGCGAGGCGCAGACGAGGGGGTAGGCGTCGACGATCCAGAGCAGGGCGGTGGAGCTCGGGCGCAGGTCCTCGGTGACCGCCGGGACGGCGACGTGGAGGACGGTCGCGTCGAGCGCGACCAGCAGCAGGCTCACACAGAGGACGACCAGGACGACCCAGCGGTTGGTACCGCCGCCGGCGGCACGCAGACGCGCTCCGGCAGTGGTCGTTCCCGACATGTAGGTACCTCCCGCGTGGAACTCTCGCGCTCGGCGGGCGCCGGCCGGGGAGGGGACCTTCCGCGGGGCTGCCCTGCACCTGGGATTCCCCCGGTCGAGCGCGGTCGACCCGTCGGGGAGGGCGAGCGAGACGTCAGCCTACGTGACGTGGGGCGGGTGGTGCGTGGCCCAGCTCTCACCGGGACACGCCGGGGAGTGTGGCGTGCGCCACGTGCGCCGCGCGCGCGGACCGCCCCGGAGGCGCGCCCCCGGGGGACGTCCCGGCGGGCCCCCCGACACTCCGCGACACGCCGACGGCGACCCCGAACGGCGTACGAATTGCCGCCCCGTCCGGCGCGGCCCCTTTTCCTCCGGCACACAAACACACTTACGGAAGAACCAGGTCCGACATTAGGACGGGGCGCACCGCCGTTTTTTGGATAAGCGGCGGATAAACAGGCGCCGAGACCCACTCCACATCACATCGTCATCACAAAGAGACCGGAACGGCCTGGCCCGACGCTCACTCGCTGTAACGTCGATTGGGTGCGTACCGACATCTTTGCCCGACTGGACCGGGAGCCGGAACCGCCGAAGATGGAGATCCCGCGGATGAGCCGCACGCGTCTCGCCCTCTTCGGCGGGACGTCCGTGTTCTACCTGGCCATCGTGATCGCCGTGCTGGCGTCCACGTGGCTGGTGCTCATCGACTGGAAGGTCATGCTGTTCCGGCCGTACCAGCAGTGGCCGGAGCTGCACGCGCCGCTCGACTACTTCGTGGTGCTCGGCCAGCGCGGCCCGACGGCCGTGATGGTGGCCGCCTGGCTCGGCTGGCGTTCCTGGCGCCAGCACACGCTGCGCCCGCTGCTCGTCCTCGGCACGGCGCTGCTGCTGCTGAACGTGACGGTCGGCGCCGTCAAGATCGGCCTGGGCCGGCTCGGCCCGCACTACGCGACGCAAATCGGCTCGGCCGAGCTCTTCGCGGGCGGCGATATATTCCCTTCGGGCCACACCGCCAACGCCGTCGTGACCTGGGGAATCCTGTCCTACCTGGCCACCACGCCGCGGGCGCGCCGCCATCTGTCCGCCCTCTCCGCCGTGGTGGCCCTGGGCGTCGGCCTGACGACCGTCTACCTCGGTACGCACTGGCTGAGCGACGTCCTGCTGGGCTGGGCGGCGGGGCTGCTGATCCTGCTGGGGCTGCCCTGGTGCGAGCCGCTGATCGCCCGCGCCGAGGTGATGATCCTCTCCGCCCGGGACCGGCTGTTCGACCGACTGCGCGACCGGCTGCGGGAGCTCCGCCGCCCCACGGCCCCCGCGCTGCCCCTCACGCCGGTGCTGCCGCCGGGCGGGCCGGTGCCCGCCATGCAGCCGCAGCGGTCGGCGGCCGAGTGCCCGGAGGGGGCGCTGCCGGAGTTCCCGGCGGACGACCCCGCGCGCGAGCCGGCCCAGCCCGGCCCGGTGGGCGCCCAGCCCGCCGGGCTGCACGCGGGGAGCATCCGCGCGACGCTGTCGCAGCCCCGTATCCACCACGCGGTGCTGCGCTCGGAGCGGACGCCCGTCACCCCCGCGGGCAGCCGCCGCCCGCCCCGGTCCCGGCCGGTCACGGGCGGCTGACGCACCGCCGGTCCGCCGGACACGCACAAAGGAAGGGCCCCGGCCGACGCGCCGGGGCCCTTTCGCGTACCGGGGCGCCGCCCCGCTCGCCCCACCGGCACTCGGCGCGTACCGGGGGGCCGCACGGGGCCCGGCGGGCGCTCGGTGTGGGTTCCGCGGGGGGGATCAGCCCAGCCAGCAGCGGATGACGGTGTGGTCGCGCACCTCGAAGTTGATGCGGCCGGCGACGTACTCGAGGGTGATGATCGACCCGGGCGGCACGGCCCGGACGGTCGTCCAGCCCCGGGAGCGGGCCCGGTGCTCGGCGTCGCGGTCGTCGAGGCCGACGTAGGAGCCGGGGTCGTCGTCGGGGTGCGCGGGGGGTGACGCGGGTATCGGTGCCATGCCCTCACCGTAGGGGTGCGTACACGGCCCCCGCCATCCGCCCGTACGCGGTGTGTCACATGTGTGTCACAGCCACCCGGCGGGCGGGCGGGGCGCCGTTCCGTGCGCCAGGAGGGCTGGTGAGGGGCCTTCCCGGCGAATTCCCCGCACTTCGCACCCGCCTATTCAGGGGCGGGCGAATTCCCTTCCCCGCGCTTCACCCCACCGTGTCGGCCACGTTTGATTCACGGCCTCTCCACATGTTTCCCGCATTTCCCCGGCGGACGAACGCACGCGTTCCGCGGTTACGGCGGACGGCCCACCGAGAGGTCCGGGGCGTCACTCGACCGGGTGTTCCGCGAGGTCCGCCGCGGATGTCCGGCGGGCGGCCGAACGGTCGAGCGCGCGGCCCAGGCGGTCCCGGACGGCCCTGATGTGGTCGTCCAGCTCCCGGGACTCCAGCACCTCGAAATCGAATCCCAGCAGCACGACGTGGACGACGAGCACGTCGAAGGCGGCCGCCCCGGTACGCAGCAGACAGCTGGTGTCGCCCTCCGCCTCCAGGACACCGTCGGCCACGCTGAGCGCCTGCGCGGCCTCGTGGGCCGGGGCGTGCAGCCGGACCACCGCGTGGGCCGCGTACGGCGCCGTGGACACACCCCGGGCGACGTAGGCGGCCAGGTCGTCGGCGGGCGGGGTACGGGGGGCGAACCGCGGCCCGTGGGGCGGTGTGGGGGTGATCCGGTCCACGCGGAAGGTGCGCCAGTCGGTGCGGTCCACGTCCCAGGCCACCAGGTACCAGCGGCGCTCCGTGCACACCAGGCGGTGCGGCTCCGCGGTGCGGCGCGTGGCGGATCCGTTGTGGTCCCGGTAGGCGAACCGCAGCCGGGTGCTGTCCCGGCAGGCGCCCGCCAGCTCCGTGAGGACGCCCGCGTCGACCTGCTGCCCCTCCTGCGGGGCGCGCAGCGCCGGCACGGTGTACGCGGTGAGCGCGCCGACGCGGCGGCGCAGCCGCCCGGGCAGCACCTGGTCCAGCTTGGCCAGGGCGCGCAGCGACGTCTCGCCGATGCCCTCGACACCGCGCCCCGCGGCGGTGCGCAGGCCGACGGCGACCGCGACGGCCTCCTCGTCGTCCAGCAGCAGCGGCGGCAGCTGGGCACCCGCGCCCAGTCGGTAGCCGCCGCCGGTGCCGGGCGTCGCGTGCACCGGGTAGCCGAGCTCGCGCAGCCGGTCCACGTCGCGGCGGACCGTGCGCGGGGTGACACCGAGCCGTTCGGCGAGGGCGGAGCCGGACCAGTCGCGGTGGGCCTGGAGCAGGGACAGCAGGCGCAGCAGTCGTGCCGAGGTCTCCACCATGGGGACGAGTCTCCCGATCGTCGCGGACAGGTACGGTCCGCGACCCCACGGCCACCGCGCCGGTCGACCGCCGGAACCGGGCCGACCGCCGCAGCGTGGCCGACCGCCGCAGCCGGGCCGACGGCCGGAACCGGCGGCCCCGGCCACGGGGCAGGGGGCCCGGAACCGGGGCCGGGGCGGCGGGGCCGCCGGGCCTACGGGGTGACGCGTACGCAGAGCTCGTTCTCGCCGGTGTAGCAGGGCGCGGCCCGGTAGCCCTCGCCCCGGTGCTCCGGGTAGACGAAGACGTTCCTGCGGTCCCACACGTCGTCGAGGACGCGGGCGATCCGCACCGCGTCGGCGCCGGCGGCGGGCCGCAGCCACAGCCGCCACATCCGCCGGCCCTCCAGGGGCGGCAGGGCGAGCGGCGCGTAGGGAAGGGTGAAGGCGAACGTGCCCTTCCCGCCCTCGGCCGGCACCTCGTGGACCTGGTCGTCGGAGCGCGCCTCGGCCGTCGCGCCGGCGCCGAACCCGACGCCGTACAGCACGCCCGTCACCGTGCAGCCGGCGTCGCCGAAGGTGATGTCCCCGGCCTCGGCGTGCCTGGGGCGCAGCCAGGCGCGTACGCCGAGGCGGCCCTCGGGCGTGGGGAAGGGGACGCGCGGGGCGACCGGTCCCGACGGCTCCGGCCTGCGGTCGACGAGGGCGCGCACGTCGCGGACGCCCGGCTCCACGGGCCGGTCGCCGAGGAGGACGTCCCAGCGGCCCTCGGCGAGGTCGAGCCCGGGAGGCAGGACGGCCCGCGACCGGCCGTCACCGGCCGGAGTGAGCGGCAGCCGGACCTCGTCGGCGGCGCCGGGGCCGGTGCGGCGGAGCACCAGGTCGGACGCGGCCGGGTCGTGGCCCGTGGTGTGGAAGGTGAGGCCGCCCGCCGGGTCCGCGACACAGTCGGCGCGCGGCGCCCGGGGCGCGGTCGTGGATCCGGTCATGCGCGCTTCCCCTTCCGGAGTACGTCGGCGGCCTGGTAACGGACGGTGAACGCGGTGTCGAGCACGGCGCCGCGGGCCCGGTGGAGCGCGTCCCGGGCGCGGCCGCGGCCGGCGGAGCCGGAGCCGGGCCCGCGGGCGACCAGCTCGGTGAAGATCGCCTCGTGCCGCTCGGCGATCCGCGCGGGGTCGAAGCGGCGGGACGCGGCGAGGGCCGCCTGCCCGGCGCGGCGGCGCAGGTCGTCGTCCTGGATGAGGCCGAGCAGCGCGTCGGCGACCGCGCCGGCGTCACCGACGGGGACGAGCCGCCCGTCGACGCCGTCCTCGATGATCTCGCCGGGACCGTGGGGGCAGTCGGTGGAGACCACCGGCAGACCGCACCGCATGGCCTCGACGATGGTCATGCCGAAGGACTCCAGGCGGGAGGTGACGGCCGCGACGGACCCCTTCACCCACTCCGGTTCCAACGGGTTGGCCGGGCCCATCAGGAAGACGTGGTTGTGCAGCCCGTGCCGTTCGATCAGGGCGCGCAGGGCGGTGCGCTCGTTGCCGGTGGCGTCGCCGGAGCCGTAGATCCGCAGCCGCCAGTCGGGGCGGGCGGCGACGACCTTCGCGAACGCCTCGACCAGCAGGTCGTACCGCTTGACCTGGGTGAGCCGGCCGGCGGCGACCACCCACTTGGCGGTGGAGTCGGCCGGGGGGACGCTCGGGGCGGGGACGCTGTTGGGGACGGCGTCGATGCGGACCCCGGGCAGCTTGAGCCGGGTGCGGTACGAGCGGGCGTCCGCCTCGGTGACCGTGGTGATCGCGTCGAGCAGCGGGTAGCGGAAGCCGATCTCGCGGCGCAGCCGGTAGCCGTGGCTGTCGAGGGTCAGGTGCTCCTGGCCGACCCGGACCGGGCCGCGTCGGGTCTGGCGGGCGATGTGCATGTTGAGGCCGGGGCGGGTGCCGACGACGACGTCCGCCCCGACCGTCCGCAGGTGCGCGGCGATGCGGGCGTCGGTGAGGCGGCTGTACTGCTTCCAGCGGCCGTCGCCGCGCGGGAAGACCCGGGCGGGCCGGGTGTGGTCGGGGTGGTCGCCGTCATAACCGGGGCTGCCCTTGCGCAGGTCGACCAGGTGCTTCATGGTCACGCCGGCGGGGGCGCCGAGGGTCGGCTCGTCGCGGTGGCGGAAGACGGAGACGATCTCCACGTCGTGCCGGGCGGCGAGGGCCTCCGCGAGGTTGAAGGTCGTGCGGATGGTGCCGCCGATCCCGTAGGCGTTGTGGAGCAGGAAGGAGATGTGCATCGCGCCGCCGGGTCCCCCAGGTCGATAGGTCGTCGTCGAGTGGACTGTACTCGGCCGTCACGGCGGGTAGCCAAGCTGGGGGACGGTGGCGCAGGTGCGGTCCATGTCGCCCTGGGTGACCCAGCCCCGGCCGTCCCGCCAGCGGGCCACGGACAGGCACGTGCGGCGGGTGCGCGGCGGCGAGGCGAGGCGTTCGAACCGCACGGGCAGGAGCAGCCCCCGCGCGGTGTACGGCTCGGGGCGGGTGAGGAACCGTTCGACGCAGGCGCGGGTGAGGGCGCCGGAGCGGAGGCAGGAGCGGGCGGCGTCGGTGAACCACATGGCGGCCGCCCAGCCCTCCAGCTGCCACTGGGAGCGGGTGCCGGTGCCCCTCATGTGGGTGGCCATGGCGGTGCGGAACTCCCGTACGGCCGG
This portion of the Streptomyces changanensis genome encodes:
- a CDS encoding DUF5685 family protein is translated as MFGIVRPCSHRLTEGLRAEWMAHLCGLCLALRADHGQFARVATNYDGLIVSVLTEAQTERTDGARRTAGPRTDGARRTAGPCPLRAMRTAPVARGEGARLAAAVSLVLASAKVRDHVTDRDGLLARRPVAAAARRVAHRWDAAGARTGRELGFDTAVLVDAVDRQAGVEALAGPGTPLLAVTEPTETATAAAFAHTAVLAGRPGNAGPLAEAGRLFGRLAHLLDAVEDREADAAAGAWNPLTATGTSLAEARRLADDAAHGVRLALRDAEFVDDRLLHRLLAHELRRSVDRAFATTSCSHQAYGAPGAPPPPHGHPQPGGHQDPRGPGGPYGQGGPYGVGSPYGSGNPYGSGNPYGGGQPGGHGGGGFGGPSGGSGGPGGSGGSGSSGGGGAPRPKPPRGLLAGCAVFVGLFCTCRICCAKEYEGPWSRRKREGCCRNCDCPDCGCDCCCPCDGC
- a CDS encoding cell division protein SepF — translated: MGSVRKASAWLGLVEDNDERYYDDEYAEPAENGDAWVTDPRVRVASESAREEGRRIATVSPDGFGDARAIGELFRDGVPVIMNLTSMEPDDAKRVVDFAAGLTFGLRGSIERVATRVFLLTPADTQIVTGEPGGRAENGFFNQS
- a CDS encoding acyl-CoA dehydrogenase family protein, whose amino-acid sequence is MPTPSKLPPFDPADPLGVDDLLGPEDLAVRDTVRAWAADRVLPYVAEWYEKGELPVIRELARELGGLGALGMSLEGYGCAGASAVQYGLACLELEAADSGIRSLVSVQGSLAMYAIHAYGSEEQKQRWLPSMAAGETIGCFGLTEPDHGSDPAGMRTSARRDGSDWILDGRKMWITNGSVAGVAVVWARTDDGVRGFAVPTDTPGFSAPEIKHKWSLRASVTSELVMDGVRLPADAVLPGVTGLKGPLSCLSHARYGIVWGAMGAARASFEAALEYARTREQFGRPIGGFQLTQAKLADMAVELHKGILLAHHLGRRMDAGVLRPEQVSFGKLNNVREAIAICRTARTILGANGISLEYPVMRHATNLESVLTYEGTSEMHQLVLGKALTGLDAFR
- a CDS encoding MFS transporter, with amino-acid sequence MSGTTTAGARLRAAGGGTNRWVVLVVLCVSLLLVALDATVLHVAVPAVTEDLRPSSTALLWIVDAYPLVCASLLILFGTLGDRIGRRRVLLGGYALFGVASAVAAMADTPAVLIAARALLGVGGAMIMPATLSILRAVFPDRRERATAIGVWTAVAAIGAATGPVLGGFLVEHYWWGSVFLINIPLMALILPAGRRLLPESRGSGQGPWDVLGALMAAAGVLGAVLGVKRAGAGDELLSPATLGPLLLGAALLVLFVRRQRRRAHPLIDMRLFSRAAFTTSVGCIVLAMLALVGLELIAVQYLQLVLGLSPLETGLRLLPLTFAAMAAGATGSYTLARVGPRRMVGGGFVLTAGSVLLLVLMGQHDRPLLLTVGFVLLGFGLQTTLFAAYESMLSEAPADSAGGAAAIGETSYQLGAGMGIALLGSVMNAAYAPGLARVPGVPAEAAAAASNSLGEAYQVAAGLGGAAGEALHTAARHAFVHGLHVTLAVSAALLLSGAAMALRLPRVMEAPADEPTAATDHAADHADRAAVDRAAPGVPASRGASGAHGPHDRHQPGDGTRVPARRAPAETAGSGRTAH
- a CDS encoding phosphatase PAP2 family protein; translated protein: MRTDIFARLDREPEPPKMEIPRMSRTRLALFGGTSVFYLAIVIAVLASTWLVLIDWKVMLFRPYQQWPELHAPLDYFVVLGQRGPTAVMVAAWLGWRSWRQHTLRPLLVLGTALLLLNVTVGAVKIGLGRLGPHYATQIGSAELFAGGDIFPSGHTANAVVTWGILSYLATTPRARRHLSALSAVVALGVGLTTVYLGTHWLSDVLLGWAAGLLILLGLPWCEPLIARAEVMILSARDRLFDRLRDRLRELRRPTAPALPLTPVLPPGGPVPAMQPQRSAAECPEGALPEFPADDPAREPAQPGPVGAQPAGLHAGSIRATLSQPRIHHAVLRSERTPVTPAGSRRPPRSRPVTGG
- a CDS encoding I78 family peptidase inhibitor codes for the protein MAPIPASPPAHPDDDPGSYVGLDDRDAEHRARSRGWTTVRAVPPGSIITLEYVAGRINFEVRDHTVIRCWLG
- a CDS encoding helix-turn-helix transcriptional regulator, with translation MVETSARLLRLLSLLQAHRDWSGSALAERLGVTPRTVRRDVDRLRELGYPVHATPGTGGGYRLGAGAQLPPLLLDDEEAVAVAVGLRTAAGRGVEGIGETSLRALAKLDQVLPGRLRRRVGALTAYTVPALRAPQEGQQVDAGVLTELAGACRDSTRLRFAYRDHNGSATRRTAEPHRLVCTERRWYLVAWDVDRTDWRTFRVDRITPTPPHGPRFAPRTPPADDLAAYVARGVSTAPYAAHAVVRLHAPAHEAAQALSVADGVLEAEGDTSCLLRTGAAAFDVLVVHVVLLGFDFEVLESRELDDHIRAVRDRLGRALDRSAARRTSAADLAEHPVE
- a CDS encoding glycosyltransferase family 4 protein gives rise to the protein MHISFLLHNAYGIGGTIRTTFNLAEALAARHDVEIVSVFRHRDEPTLGAPAGVTMKHLVDLRKGSPGYDGDHPDHTRPARVFPRGDGRWKQYSRLTDARIAAHLRTVGADVVVGTRPGLNMHIARQTRRGPVRVGQEHLTLDSHGYRLRREIGFRYPLLDAITTVTEADARSYRTRLKLPGVRIDAVPNSVPAPSVPPADSTAKWVVAAGRLTQVKRYDLLVEAFAKVVAARPDWRLRIYGSGDATGNERTALRALIERHGLHNHVFLMGPANPLEPEWVKGSVAAVTSRLESFGMTIVEAMRCGLPVVSTDCPHGPGEIIEDGVDGRLVPVGDAGAVADALLGLIQDDDLRRRAGQAALAASRRFDPARIAERHEAIFTELVARGPGSGSAGRGRARDALHRARGAVLDTAFTVRYQAADVLRKGKRA